The following proteins are encoded in a genomic region of Pecten maximus unplaced genomic scaffold, xPecMax1.1, whole genome shotgun sequence:
- the LOC117319479 gene encoding piggyBac transposable element-derived protein 4-like isoform X1, whose product MDAPNAMAVEVPSGENYDFDGYFEPYEGFDLGMSEEEEDFLDDIMTDPDYVQLDDDHIESADSQDSSFMGSQEPLGSICWQDETVDDEQCPDNKQTQFTPNLPPGVNTGRLRKNSLKTKTPMDFLRLFLTSQLITTLCIATNHFAESLVNKGKFTSYAQPDGTWCRVTEEEMYKFIGIIIYMSFTKMSTMDRYWASNYLYRFNPVPLLLPKRRFQSILAFLQIAPPADIDKSDKLTRITPLLDHVNAVSQELFQPFRQIAVDERMVASRHRFSGIRQFIKDKPVMFGLKLWILADTQTGYTYNFYVYLGKKRSEIIDKGKGLAYNVVFKLISPLLNQGYHLFVDNFYTSLNLIKDLLAKSTYLIGAVHKNSTAMPLCFKTSVDQWEKATSRGDFRWHRQDGYVTVQWKDCRTVTIVSPIHKGSDVTSCVRTVKHRTGFKKTNVSQPVVVNSYNQGMLGVDKSNQYVTQFLHI is encoded by the exons ATGGACGCTCCAAACGCTATGGCCGTGGAAGTTCCAAGTGGTGAAAACTATG attttgaTGGCTATTTTGAGCCATATGAAGGCTTTGACCTAGGAATGTCAGAGGAAGAAGAGGACTTTCTTGATGACATTATGACTGATCCTGATTATGTGCAGTTAGATGATGACCATATTGAAAG TGCTGACTCCCAGGATTCAAGTTTTATGGGATCTCAGGAACCGCTTGGTAGCATCTGTTGGCAGGATGAGACGGTAGATGATGAACAGTGCCCTGACAACAAACAAACCCAATTTACACCCAATCTACCACCAGGGGTAAATACAGGGAGACTGAGAAA GAATTCCCTTAAGACTAAAACACCTATGGATTTCTTGAGGTTATTTCTAACATCACAGCTAATAACAACCCTGTGCATTGCAACCAATCACTTTGCTGAGTCTCTTGTTAATAAAGGCAAATTCACCTCCTATGCCCAGCCGGATGGAACTTGGTGCAGAGTGACAGAGGAAGAAATGTATAA GTTTATAGgtattatcatatacatgtcCTTCACAAAGATGTCCACTATGGATAGATATTGGGCCTCAAACTACTTGTATCGTTTCAATCCTGTGCCCCTCCTACTTCCAAAGAGACGTTTCCAGTCCATCCTGGCGTTCCTACAGATAGCACCTCCAGCAGACATTGATAaaa GTGACAAACTCACTCGAATTACACCCCTTCTAGATCATGTCAACGCAGTATCCCAGGAATTGTTCCAACCCTTTCGTCAAATAGCAGTAGATGAGAGAATGGTTGCTTCAAGACACAGATTTTCTGGAATACGCCAGTTTATAAAAGATAAACCTGTGATGTTTGGCTTAAAGTTGTGGATACTTGCTGATACTCAAACTGGATATACCTATAATTTTTATGTGTATTTAGGTAAAAAACGGTCAGAAATTATTGACAAGGGAAAGGGTTTAGCTTACAATGttgttttcaaacttatatCTCCTCTGTTGAATCAAGGCTATCActtatttgtagataatttTTATACATCATTGAATTTGATTAAAGACTTGCTAGCCAAATCCACCTATCTCATAGGTGCGGTACACAAAAACAGTACAGCAATGCCACTGTGTTTCAAAACATCTGTTGATCAGTGGGAAAAAGCTACAAGTAGAGGCGATTTCAGATGGCATAGACAAGATGGATATGTAACTGTACAGTGGAAAGATTGTAGAACTGTTACGATTGTGTCTCCAATTCATAAAGGCTCAGATGTTACATCATGTGTACGTACTGTTAAACATAGAACTGGTTTTAAGAAAACCAATGTGTCACAGCCTGTTGTTGTAAATTCTTATAATCAAGGTATGTTAGGTGTAGATAAGAGTAATCAATATGTCACACAGTTTCTTCATATTTGA
- the LOC117319479 gene encoding piggyBac transposable element-derived protein 4-like isoform X4: MMNSALTTNKPNLHPIYHQGNSLKTKTPMDFLRLFLTSQLITTLCIATNHFAESLVNKGKFTSYAQPDGTWCRVTEEEMYKFIGIIIYMSFTKMSTMDRYWASNYLYRFNPVPLLLPKRRFQSILAFLQIAPPADIDKSDKLTRITPLLDHVNAVSQELFQPFRQIAVDERMVASRHRFSGIRQFIKDKPVMFGLKLWILADTQTGYTYNFYVYLGKKRSEIIDKGKGLAYNVVFKLISPLLNQGYHLFVDNFYTSLNLIKDLLAKSTYLIGAVHKNSTAMPLCFKTSVDQWEKATSRGDFRWHRQDGYVTVQWKDCRTVTIVSPIHKGSDVTSCVRTVKHRTGFKKTNVSQPVVVNSYNQGMLGVDKSNQYVTQFLHI; encoded by the exons ATGATGAACAGTGCCCTGACAACAAACAAACCCAATTTACACCCAATCTACCACCAGGG GAATTCCCTTAAGACTAAAACACCTATGGATTTCTTGAGGTTATTTCTAACATCACAGCTAATAACAACCCTGTGCATTGCAACCAATCACTTTGCTGAGTCTCTTGTTAATAAAGGCAAATTCACCTCCTATGCCCAGCCGGATGGAACTTGGTGCAGAGTGACAGAGGAAGAAATGTATAA GTTTATAGgtattatcatatacatgtcCTTCACAAAGATGTCCACTATGGATAGATATTGGGCCTCAAACTACTTGTATCGTTTCAATCCTGTGCCCCTCCTACTTCCAAAGAGACGTTTCCAGTCCATCCTGGCGTTCCTACAGATAGCACCTCCAGCAGACATTGATAaaa GTGACAAACTCACTCGAATTACACCCCTTCTAGATCATGTCAACGCAGTATCCCAGGAATTGTTCCAACCCTTTCGTCAAATAGCAGTAGATGAGAGAATGGTTGCTTCAAGACACAGATTTTCTGGAATACGCCAGTTTATAAAAGATAAACCTGTGATGTTTGGCTTAAAGTTGTGGATACTTGCTGATACTCAAACTGGATATACCTATAATTTTTATGTGTATTTAGGTAAAAAACGGTCAGAAATTATTGACAAGGGAAAGGGTTTAGCTTACAATGttgttttcaaacttatatCTCCTCTGTTGAATCAAGGCTATCActtatttgtagataatttTTATACATCATTGAATTTGATTAAAGACTTGCTAGCCAAATCCACCTATCTCATAGGTGCGGTACACAAAAACAGTACAGCAATGCCACTGTGTTTCAAAACATCTGTTGATCAGTGGGAAAAAGCTACAAGTAGAGGCGATTTCAGATGGCATAGACAAGATGGATATGTAACTGTACAGTGGAAAGATTGTAGAACTGTTACGATTGTGTCTCCAATTCATAAAGGCTCAGATGTTACATCATGTGTACGTACTGTTAAACATAGAACTGGTTTTAAGAAAACCAATGTGTCACAGCCTGTTGTTGTAAATTCTTATAATCAAGGTATGTTAGGTGTAGATAAGAGTAATCAATATGTCACACAGTTTCTTCATATTTGA
- the LOC117319479 gene encoding piggyBac transposable element-derived protein 4-like isoform X2, translated as MYRDIRLLLITLHTEDFDGYFEPYEGFDLGMSEEEEDFLDDIMTDPDYVQLDDDHIESADSQDSSFMGSQEPLGSICWQDETVDDEQCPDNKQTQFTPNLPPGVNTGRLRKNSLKTKTPMDFLRLFLTSQLITTLCIATNHFAESLVNKGKFTSYAQPDGTWCRVTEEEMYKFIGIIIYMSFTKMSTMDRYWASNYLYRFNPVPLLLPKRRFQSILAFLQIAPPADIDKSDKLTRITPLLDHVNAVSQELFQPFRQIAVDERMVASRHRFSGIRQFIKDKPVMFGLKLWILADTQTGYTYNFYVYLGKKRSEIIDKGKGLAYNVVFKLISPLLNQGYHLFVDNFYTSLNLIKDLLAKSTYLIGAVHKNSTAMPLCFKTSVDQWEKATSRGDFRWHRQDGYVTVQWKDCRTVTIVSPIHKGSDVTSCVRTVKHRTGFKKTNVSQPVVVNSYNQGMLGVDKSNQYVTQFLHI; from the exons ATGTATCGGGACATTAGGCTACTTTTAATTACCTTACATACTGAAG attttgaTGGCTATTTTGAGCCATATGAAGGCTTTGACCTAGGAATGTCAGAGGAAGAAGAGGACTTTCTTGATGACATTATGACTGATCCTGATTATGTGCAGTTAGATGATGACCATATTGAAAG TGCTGACTCCCAGGATTCAAGTTTTATGGGATCTCAGGAACCGCTTGGTAGCATCTGTTGGCAGGATGAGACGGTAGATGATGAACAGTGCCCTGACAACAAACAAACCCAATTTACACCCAATCTACCACCAGGGGTAAATACAGGGAGACTGAGAAA GAATTCCCTTAAGACTAAAACACCTATGGATTTCTTGAGGTTATTTCTAACATCACAGCTAATAACAACCCTGTGCATTGCAACCAATCACTTTGCTGAGTCTCTTGTTAATAAAGGCAAATTCACCTCCTATGCCCAGCCGGATGGAACTTGGTGCAGAGTGACAGAGGAAGAAATGTATAA GTTTATAGgtattatcatatacatgtcCTTCACAAAGATGTCCACTATGGATAGATATTGGGCCTCAAACTACTTGTATCGTTTCAATCCTGTGCCCCTCCTACTTCCAAAGAGACGTTTCCAGTCCATCCTGGCGTTCCTACAGATAGCACCTCCAGCAGACATTGATAaaa GTGACAAACTCACTCGAATTACACCCCTTCTAGATCATGTCAACGCAGTATCCCAGGAATTGTTCCAACCCTTTCGTCAAATAGCAGTAGATGAGAGAATGGTTGCTTCAAGACACAGATTTTCTGGAATACGCCAGTTTATAAAAGATAAACCTGTGATGTTTGGCTTAAAGTTGTGGATACTTGCTGATACTCAAACTGGATATACCTATAATTTTTATGTGTATTTAGGTAAAAAACGGTCAGAAATTATTGACAAGGGAAAGGGTTTAGCTTACAATGttgttttcaaacttatatCTCCTCTGTTGAATCAAGGCTATCActtatttgtagataatttTTATACATCATTGAATTTGATTAAAGACTTGCTAGCCAAATCCACCTATCTCATAGGTGCGGTACACAAAAACAGTACAGCAATGCCACTGTGTTTCAAAACATCTGTTGATCAGTGGGAAAAAGCTACAAGTAGAGGCGATTTCAGATGGCATAGACAAGATGGATATGTAACTGTACAGTGGAAAGATTGTAGAACTGTTACGATTGTGTCTCCAATTCATAAAGGCTCAGATGTTACATCATGTGTACGTACTGTTAAACATAGAACTGGTTTTAAGAAAACCAATGTGTCACAGCCTGTTGTTGTAAATTCTTATAATCAAGGTATGTTAGGTGTAGATAAGAGTAATCAATATGTCACACAGTTTCTTCATATTTGA
- the LOC117319479 gene encoding piggyBac transposable element-derived protein 4-like isoform X3, translated as MSEEEEDFLDDIMTDPDYVQLDDDHIESADSQDSSFMGSQEPLGSICWQDETVDDEQCPDNKQTQFTPNLPPGVNTGRLRKNSLKTKTPMDFLRLFLTSQLITTLCIATNHFAESLVNKGKFTSYAQPDGTWCRVTEEEMYKFIGIIIYMSFTKMSTMDRYWASNYLYRFNPVPLLLPKRRFQSILAFLQIAPPADIDKSDKLTRITPLLDHVNAVSQELFQPFRQIAVDERMVASRHRFSGIRQFIKDKPVMFGLKLWILADTQTGYTYNFYVYLGKKRSEIIDKGKGLAYNVVFKLISPLLNQGYHLFVDNFYTSLNLIKDLLAKSTYLIGAVHKNSTAMPLCFKTSVDQWEKATSRGDFRWHRQDGYVTVQWKDCRTVTIVSPIHKGSDVTSCVRTVKHRTGFKKTNVSQPVVVNSYNQGMLGVDKSNQYVTQFLHI; from the exons ATGTCAGAGGAAGAAGAGGACTTTCTTGATGACATTATGACTGATCCTGATTATGTGCAGTTAGATGATGACCATATTGAAAG TGCTGACTCCCAGGATTCAAGTTTTATGGGATCTCAGGAACCGCTTGGTAGCATCTGTTGGCAGGATGAGACGGTAGATGATGAACAGTGCCCTGACAACAAACAAACCCAATTTACACCCAATCTACCACCAGGGGTAAATACAGGGAGACTGAGAAA GAATTCCCTTAAGACTAAAACACCTATGGATTTCTTGAGGTTATTTCTAACATCACAGCTAATAACAACCCTGTGCATTGCAACCAATCACTTTGCTGAGTCTCTTGTTAATAAAGGCAAATTCACCTCCTATGCCCAGCCGGATGGAACTTGGTGCAGAGTGACAGAGGAAGAAATGTATAA GTTTATAGgtattatcatatacatgtcCTTCACAAAGATGTCCACTATGGATAGATATTGGGCCTCAAACTACTTGTATCGTTTCAATCCTGTGCCCCTCCTACTTCCAAAGAGACGTTTCCAGTCCATCCTGGCGTTCCTACAGATAGCACCTCCAGCAGACATTGATAaaa GTGACAAACTCACTCGAATTACACCCCTTCTAGATCATGTCAACGCAGTATCCCAGGAATTGTTCCAACCCTTTCGTCAAATAGCAGTAGATGAGAGAATGGTTGCTTCAAGACACAGATTTTCTGGAATACGCCAGTTTATAAAAGATAAACCTGTGATGTTTGGCTTAAAGTTGTGGATACTTGCTGATACTCAAACTGGATATACCTATAATTTTTATGTGTATTTAGGTAAAAAACGGTCAGAAATTATTGACAAGGGAAAGGGTTTAGCTTACAATGttgttttcaaacttatatCTCCTCTGTTGAATCAAGGCTATCActtatttgtagataatttTTATACATCATTGAATTTGATTAAAGACTTGCTAGCCAAATCCACCTATCTCATAGGTGCGGTACACAAAAACAGTACAGCAATGCCACTGTGTTTCAAAACATCTGTTGATCAGTGGGAAAAAGCTACAAGTAGAGGCGATTTCAGATGGCATAGACAAGATGGATATGTAACTGTACAGTGGAAAGATTGTAGAACTGTTACGATTGTGTCTCCAATTCATAAAGGCTCAGATGTTACATCATGTGTACGTACTGTTAAACATAGAACTGGTTTTAAGAAAACCAATGTGTCACAGCCTGTTGTTGTAAATTCTTATAATCAAGGTATGTTAGGTGTAGATAAGAGTAATCAATATGTCACACAGTTTCTTCATATTTGA